One Rubritalea squalenifaciens DSM 18772 genomic region harbors:
- a CDS encoding rhodanese-like domain-containing protein, translated as MADLTANTTMAEITSTFPGSKRALFARYHIGGCSSCAYRDDETLAEVCERNEIKADEAIEYILESHEVDKAMLISPQEVKALMDSGEEVLLLDTRTREEHEAVAIAGSKFMTQEYQQELFGTWGKDRLIVLYDHTGGRVLDTCAWFQGHGLKGARGMTGGIDAWSKEVDKSVPRYRLEME; from the coding sequence ATGGCTGACCTTACTGCGAACACCACAATGGCGGAGATCACCTCCACTTTCCCTGGCTCCAAGCGCGCTCTCTTTGCTCGCTATCATATCGGGGGCTGTAGCTCTTGTGCCTATAGGGATGACGAGACTTTAGCCGAGGTTTGTGAGCGCAACGAGATCAAGGCTGATGAGGCAATCGAGTACATCCTTGAGAGTCACGAAGTGGACAAAGCCATGTTGATCTCTCCTCAGGAGGTGAAAGCTCTCATGGATTCGGGTGAAGAGGTTCTCTTACTGGATACCCGAACACGTGAAGAGCATGAGGCGGTCGCGATCGCAGGCTCCAAATTCATGACGCAGGAGTACCAGCAGGAATTGTTTGGGACCTGGGGCAAAGACAGGCTGATAGTGCTCTATGATCACACTGGGGGGCGCGTACTAGATACCTGTGCCTGGTTCCAGGGTCATGGTCTCAAGGGGGCCCGCGGCATGACCGGCGGCATTGATGCCTGGAGCAAGGAAGTCGACAAAAGCGTGCCGCGATATAGGTTGGAGATGGAGTGA